TCATCGACATGTCTTGCTCTGTTCTTAAATTGCCTTCATTTTCAAATCCTGCTTTAAAACCACCTAATGCAGCTTTAAATGTTCTAACTATCAATGGTAATGATTTAATTAAACTTATTATACCACCAAAGGCAACTGCACCTGCTCCTATATAACGAATGTAGTAATTCCAAATTCCCCCATGACCTAATTCACTTATAGGAACTGGTGCTGGATATATTGGTTGAGAAATAAATTGTCCAAGGTGTGCTATTAATGGAATAATTCCTAGCCAAGCTAATACCGCACCACCTAACATATATGCAGAAATTCTAGGACCTATAATAAATCCAACACCTAGTAAGGCTGGTAAAACATCTCCACCTATTGCTGCTCCTTTATAACCTTTGATTTGCCATTCTATCTCACTTGGAAATAGTTTTATACCATCAGCTATAAACTTATAAACAGCACCTATTCCCAATCCCATGAATACTGTCTTAGCCTTAGCTCCTCCAACTTCTCCAGCTACAAGAACTTCAGCACAAGCAGTACCTTCTGGATATGGTAGTACACCATGTTCATTAACTATTAGTGCTTTTCTTAATGGAACCATTAATAAAATACCTAAAATACCACCAATAAGTGCTACAACAATAATTCTAAGTAAATTAGGTGCATCCATACCCAATTCCTGTGACCAAATAAATAATGCTGGCAATGTAAATATTGCACCGGCTGCTAAAGATTCCCCTGCAGAACCTATAGTTTGAACCATGTTGTTTTCAAGTATAGATTCTCTTTTCATGATACCTCTAATGATACCCATAGAGATAACTGCTGCAGGGATTGATGCACTAATTGTCATACCTACTCTCAAACCAAGGTACGCATTAGCTGCACCGAAAACTATCGCCATAAGTATACCTACAATAATTGAAGTCACTGTAAATTCAGGCATCACTTTGCTAGCAGGTACAAATGGCTTAAACCCCTCTTTTGACTTTTTAATGTCTTCCATAAATTAAGCAATCCCCCTTTTGTTTTTTTATTTTATCAGCTGCTAGTTAAAGCAACCGATATAAGCGCTACAATTTTTGAATTATATCCCCAAGTATCCCTTTTATTTCTATGTTTTTCAAATAATTTGTCCTTTTTCATTTCAAAAAAATTCTAAAAATAAATTGTTTTATATTGGTTAATACATCAATAAATGTATTTTCATGTATATTATATAGCTATTTGAATATTTTTTCAATAAAAAGCATATGCCATTTTTCTTTTTAATTATACATAAAATATAAAATTATGATACTTATATATCTCTTAATATAAACTTATGCTACCAATCATAAAATATTAACTTTTTTGACATAAAAAAATAGGGGAACATATCCCCTATCTTAAAAAATTTCATTTCTCATTATTGTTTCACTTCTTTTTGGCCCTATAGAAACCATACTCACTTTAACATCAACTAATTCTTCTATTCTTTGTACATATTTCTTTGCGTTTTCTGGTAAGTCATCATATGAGTTGACATTCTCCATATCTTCTTCTGCCCATCCATCTACTTCTTCATATACTGGCTTGCATTTTGCTAATGTCTCTAGACTAGCAGGGAAGTGTTGTATGATTTCTCCATCTAATTCATAGCCTGTGCATATCTTTAATTTTTCAAACCCTGCTAAAGTATCTAATTTAGTAATTACAAGAGAAGTTAAACCATTTATTGTAGCAGAATATTTTAACATTACTGTATCTAACCATCCACATCTTCTAGGTCTTCCAGTAGTAGTACCATATTCGTGTCCCTTTTCTCTTATTTCATTCCCTATTTCATCAAATAACTCTGTAGGAAAAGGTCCTTTACCTACCCTTGTAGTATATGCTTTTACAACTCCCACTGCTCCTTTTAAAGCAAAAGGACTAATTCCAGCACCTATCGCTACTCCACTTGAAGTAGGATGAGAAGAAGTCAAATATGGATAAGTTCCAAAATCTATGTCTAATAATGTTCCTTGTGCTCCTTCAAAAAGCACTTT
The window above is part of the Caldisalinibacter kiritimatiensis genome. Proteins encoded here:
- a CDS encoding OPT family oligopeptide transporter, with product MEDIKKSKEGFKPFVPASKVMPEFTVTSIIVGILMAIVFGAANAYLGLRVGMTISASIPAAVISMGIIRGIMKRESILENNMVQTIGSAGESLAAGAIFTLPALFIWSQELGMDAPNLLRIIVVALIGGILGILLMVPLRKALIVNEHGVLPYPEGTACAEVLVAGEVGGAKAKTVFMGLGIGAVYKFIADGIKLFPSEIEWQIKGYKGAAIGGDVLPALLGVGFIIGPRISAYMLGGAVLAWLGIIPLIAHLGQFISQPIYPAPVPISELGHGGIWNYYIRYIGAGAVAFGGIISLIKSLPLIVRTFKAALGGFKAGFENEGNLRTEQDMSMTLVIAGVLVLVLIMMFTNLIPVGFTGALLIAIFGFFFATVSSRLVGLVGSSSNPVSGMTIATLLFTSIIFKAIGFDGPAGMVGAISVGAVICIVAAIAGDTSQDLKTGFLVGATPRKQQVGELIGVVASGLVIGFVLLLLNNAWGFGSQQLPAPQATLMRLVVEGVMNNNLPWALVFTGIGIGVVIELLGIPVLPVAVGLYLPIHLSTPIMVGGALRGILEKRKENKSVLKQKVESGVLYSSGLIAGEGLIGILLAIFAVIPAGLNPDGTPRSFGDVLAFGNGVLGQIGALIIFILLVLTLMKYTFWKKIKE
- a CDS encoding adenylosuccinate synthase, which codes for MSTLVVLGAQWGDEGKGKITDYLAEKADLVVRYQGGDNAGHTVEIGDNKYKLHLIPSGIFYNDKTCIIGNGVVVNPKSLLKEIKYLNDRGISTDNLKISDRAHIIFPYHVKLDQLQEERKGNKKIGTTNKGIGPCYRDKVDRVGLRFCDIFYKDSFEEKLRKNIREKNEIIEKLYGAEKLNEDQIVEEYMEYLDQLKEYVIDTTKLINEAIKEDKKVLFEGAQGTLLDIDFGTYPYLTSSHPTSSGVAIGAGISPFALKGAVGVVKAYTTRVGKGPFPTELFDEIGNEIREKGHEYGTTTGRPRRCGWLDTVMLKYSATINGLTSLVITKLDTLAGFEKLKICTGYELDGEIIQHFPASLETLAKCKPVYEEVDGWAEEDMENVNSYDDLPENAKKYVQRIEELVDVKVSMVSIGPKRSETIMRNEIF